One genomic segment of Hevea brasiliensis isolate MT/VB/25A 57/8 chromosome 3, ASM3005281v1, whole genome shotgun sequence includes these proteins:
- the LOC131178374 gene encoding uncharacterized protein LOC131178374, which produces MGVGMNLGNNASWKPNWKKGETSDSKAVSKEKKEETRGGEKPSVTEKGNGQNTSSGRTRDIKCFRCLGKGHYASQCLNKRVMVMRPNGEIESEDDDVDDDDASESMPPLEEASDVEHAVGGNILVVRRALSAQAKEEEGDALQRENIFHTSCLVNGKTCSMIVDSGSCVNVASTLMVAKLGMRTIKHPRPYKLQWLNDCGEIKVNKQVMLAFSIGRYKDEVLCDVVPMHAGHILLGRPWQYDRKVVHDGFRNRYSFDHDGRRVTLAALSPAQAFEDQLRIRQSMNEQQQREAELREFEDVFPEEIPNGLPPIRGIEHQIDFVLRKFVVVYFDDILVYSQNMHDHLLHLRQVFEVLRKEHLYANLKKCTFCMDKVIFLGFVVSGKGIEVDEDKVRAIREWPTPKSVSDVRSFHGLASFYRRFVKDFSTIASPLNEVVKKNVGFKWGEEQEHAFNSLKEKLCSAPLLALPDFSKTFEIECDASGVGIGAVLKQERRPIAYFSEKLSGATLNYSTYDKELYALVRALETWQHYLWPKEFVIHSNHESLKYLKGQNKLNKRHAKWSEFIEGFPYVIQYKQGKENVVADALSRRYTLLSMLDARLLGFEHVKEMYANDDDFGKVFAFREHAAYDKFYRHNGFLFRENKLCVPKCSIRELLVKESHAGGLMGHFGGCRESVC; this is translated from the exons ATGGGTGTAGGTATGAATTTGGGCAACAATGCTTCATGGAAACCGAATTGGAAGAAGGGTGAAACTAGTGATTCCAAGGCTGTTTCTAAGGAAAAGAAAGAGGAGACTAGGGGTGGAGAAAAGCCTAGTGTGACTGAGAAAGGCAATGGACAGAATACCTCTAGTGGGAGAACTAGGGATATCAAATGTTTTAGGTGCCTAGGGAAGGGACATTATGCATCTCAATGTCTTAACAAGAGGGTGATGGTGATGAGGCCGAATGGAGAGATCGAATCAGAAGATGAtgatgttgatgatgatgatgctaGTGAGAGTATGCCTCCTTTGGAGGAAGCTAGTGATGTAGAGCATGCCGTGGGAGGAAATATTCTGGTGGTTAGGCGTGCACTAAGTGCACAAGCAAAGGAAGAAGAGGGAGATGCACTGCAAAGGGAAAATATTTTCCACACTAGTTGCTTGGTGAATGGTAAAACTTGTAGCATGATTGTAGATAGTGGTAGTTGTGTGAATGTTGCCAGCACACTCATGGTTGCGAAGCTTGGCATGCGCACCATCAAGCATCCTAGACCATACAAGTTGCAATGGCTGAATGACTGTGGGGAAATTAAGGTGAACAAGCAAGTGATGTTGGCTTTTTCTATTGGAAGGTATAAGGATGAGGTGTTGTGTGATGTGGTGCCAATGCATGCTGGACATATTTTGCTAGGGAGACCATGGCAATATGATAGGAAGGTAGTGCATGATGGATTTAGGAATAGGTACTCCTTTGATCATGATGGACGAAGGGTTACTTTAGCAGCATTATCACCCGCACAAGCTTTTGAAGATCAATTAAGGATAAGACAGTCCATGAATGAGCAACAACAAAGAGAGGCTGAGCTAAGA GAGTTtgaggatgtcttccctgaagaaatACCTAATGGGCTACCACCAATTAGAGGCATAGAGCACCAAATAGATTTTGTGCTGA GAAAATTTGTTGTAGTGTATTTTGATGATATCCTAGTATATAGCCAAAATATGCATGATCATTTGCTGCACTTGAGACAAGTCTTTGAGGTGTTGAGAAAAGAGCACTTGTATGCCAATCTTAAGAAATGCACTTTTTGTATGGACAAAGTTATTTTCTTAGGATTTGTGGTGAGTGGCAAGGGAATTGAGGTTGATGAGGACAAGGTAAGAGCCATCAGAGAGTGGCCTACACCTAAGTCTGTGAGTGATGTGAGGAGCTTCCATGGGTTGGCTAgtttttataggagatttgtaaaggACTTCAGTACCATAGCCTCACCCTTGAATGAAGTTGTAAAAAAAAATGTGGGATTCAAGTGGGGGGAAGAACAAGAGCATGCATTTAATTCACTTAAGGAGAAATTGTGTTCTGCACCTTTACttgctttacctgatttttctaaaacttttgagattgaatgtgatgcCTCTGGAGTGGGTATTGGAGCTGTTTTGAAGCAGGAAAGGAGACCGATTGCCTACTTCAGTGAGAAGCTAAGTGGGGCTACATTGAACTACTCCACTTATGACAAAGAGTTGTATGCTCTAGTGCGTGCACTTGAGACTTGGCAACACTACTTGTGGCCGAAGGAGTTTGTCATTCATAGTAACCATGAGTCACTCAAGTACTTAAAGGGGCAGAACAAGCTCAACAAGCGCCATGCCAAGTGGAGTGAATTCATTGAAggtttcccatatgtgattcaatacaagcaaggcaaagagaatgtggtggctgatgcactTTCAAGGAGGTACACTTTACTTTCCATGCTTGACGCTAGACTTTTAGGCTTCGAACATGTGAAAGAAATGTATGCTAATGATGATGACTTTGGGAAAGTGTTTGCCTTTCGTGAACATGCTGCATATGATAAATTCTATAGGCATAATGGTTTcttgtttagagaaaataaattATGTGTGCCTAAATGCTCAATTAGAGAGTTGCTTGTTAAAGAATCACATGCTGGTGGTTTAATGGGACATTTTGGG GGATGTAGAGAGAGTGTGTGCTAG